From the Streptomyces sp. Tu 2975 genome, one window contains:
- a CDS encoding acyl-CoA dehydrogenase family protein has translation MRFLLDDEQQAFARSLDGMLEAAGTPAVVRAWAAGDTAPGRALWSRLAEAGVFALAVPEQHDGLGPLPVELGVAFTEMGRHAVPGPLVETVAVAAFLDRLGDDAVAAVWLPAIASGKTAASLCLLSDDSPYALDAHAADAVFVVEGDAVRLAAASGPVQPSADPARRPARPLGGTVLARRPEVAAAAGHAADVAALVTAAQALGLGRTLLARTVEHARRRTQFGVVIGSFQTVKHRLADALIALEFAQPLVRAAAVALAAHDPAAGREIAAAKVTACEAACAAARTALQIHGALGYTAEFDLSLWIRKARALRSAWGTPAACRARVLAP, from the coding sequence ATGCGGTTCCTCCTCGACGACGAACAGCAGGCGTTCGCCCGCTCCCTGGACGGCATGCTCGAGGCGGCCGGAACCCCCGCCGTCGTACGGGCCTGGGCCGCCGGGGACACCGCGCCCGGCCGCGCGCTCTGGTCCCGGCTCGCGGAGGCCGGGGTCTTCGCCCTCGCCGTGCCGGAGCAGCACGACGGCCTGGGCCCGCTACCCGTCGAACTCGGCGTCGCCTTCACGGAAATGGGCCGTCACGCGGTGCCGGGCCCGCTCGTGGAGACGGTGGCCGTGGCGGCGTTCCTCGACCGCCTGGGCGACGACGCGGTGGCCGCCGTGTGGTTGCCCGCCATCGCGTCCGGCAAGACGGCCGCCTCCCTCTGTCTGCTCTCCGACGACAGCCCCTACGCCTTGGACGCCCACGCCGCCGACGCGGTCTTCGTCGTGGAAGGCGACGCCGTACGCCTGGCAGCGGCGTCCGGGCCCGTCCAGCCGTCCGCCGACCCGGCGCGCCGGCCGGCCCGCCCGCTCGGCGGGACGGTCCTGGCGCGAAGGCCGGAGGTGGCCGCCGCGGCCGGGCACGCCGCCGATGTCGCGGCGCTGGTGACGGCGGCCCAGGCCCTCGGTCTGGGCCGCACCCTGCTGGCACGAACCGTCGAACACGCCCGGCGGCGCACCCAGTTCGGGGTGGTGATCGGCTCGTTCCAGACGGTGAAGCACCGGCTGGCCGACGCGCTGATCGCCCTGGAGTTCGCCCAGCCCTTGGTGCGGGCCGCGGCCGTGGCCCTGGCCGCGCACGATCCGGCCGCCGGCCGCGAGATCGCGGCGGCGAAGGTCACGGCGTGCGAGGCGGCCTGCGCCGCTGCTCGAACCGCCCTGCAGATCCACGGCGCCCTCGGCTACACCGCGGAGTTCGACCTCTCCCTGTGGATCCGCAAGGCCCGGGCGCTGCGGTCGGCCTGGGGCACACCGGCCGCCTGCCGCGCCCGCGTACTGGCCCCCTGA
- a CDS encoding transcriptional regulator yields the protein MTSGPTPASPHPRAAAGVEAVSVLADEVRRTLYRFARRAHRPVTREEAAADAGISAKLAAFHLDKLVAAGLLHSRYDSPGGVSRVGRKPKVYEPAETDIRISIPERRPDVLAEILVDAVLEQGQGEDAQSAALRTARRRGEELGAATRSDIRPGRLGPERSITLTASVLEEFGFEPARRAPDELRLLNCPFHPLVARSPQLVCGINHAFLGGFLTGLRTGGIDAVLAPHPDRCCVELRAAADRPGESGSADGTRAKETGTRHPAPDEGTTP from the coding sequence ATGACCTCAGGACCGACTCCGGCTTCGCCCCATCCCCGCGCCGCGGCGGGCGTGGAGGCGGTCTCGGTGCTCGCGGACGAGGTGCGCCGCACCCTTTACCGGTTCGCCCGGCGCGCCCACCGGCCCGTGACGCGGGAGGAGGCGGCCGCGGATGCGGGCATCTCCGCCAAGCTGGCCGCCTTCCACCTGGACAAACTCGTCGCGGCCGGATTGCTGCACTCCCGCTACGACAGTCCCGGAGGCGTCAGCAGGGTCGGCCGCAAGCCGAAGGTGTACGAGCCGGCCGAGACCGACATCCGCATCAGCATCCCCGAACGCCGTCCCGACGTCCTCGCGGAGATCCTCGTCGACGCGGTCCTCGAACAGGGACAGGGCGAAGACGCGCAGTCCGCCGCGCTGCGCACGGCCCGGCGGCGGGGTGAAGAGCTCGGAGCCGCGACACGCTCCGACATCCGCCCCGGACGCTTGGGCCCTGAGCGGTCCATCACCCTGACGGCGTCCGTGCTGGAGGAGTTCGGCTTCGAACCCGCCCGTCGCGCCCCTGACGAACTGCGGCTGCTCAACTGTCCCTTCCATCCCCTCGTTGCCCGCTCACCCCAGTTGGTCTGCGGCATCAACCACGCCTTCCTCGGCGGTTTCCTCACGGGACTCCGGACCGGCGGGATCGACGCAGTCCTCGCCCCCCACCCGGACCGGTGCTGTGTGGAGCTGCGTGCCGCAGCTGACCGCCCCGGAGAGTCCGGCTCGGCCGACGGCACCCGCGCGAAGGAGACGGGAACCCGGCACCCCGCTCCCGATGAGGGCACCACGCCGTAG
- a CDS encoding acyl-CoA dehydrogenase family protein — translation MRPTEEQTELRTAVRASLARHEGAAAWLPLTEQIGAAGLLVPEEYGGAGCGAREVHVVMEELGRSLSPVPYLGSAVLAVQALLASGDTEACARLLPGLAGGRTVGALAWAESGSWHPAAVRAEAARGPEGTWRITGAKEFVLHGAQADVLLVAARTAAGVCLFQVPVAGAGVRREAAVTMDQTRAQARIVLDGAEGRLIGTEGDGGRVLRHVLDLACAALAAEQTGAAERCLELTVAYAKERIQFGRPIGSFQALKHRLADAYVLVESARSAALAAACAAAAGSSELTRCAAVARSACSEAFSTVAGETIQLHGGIGITWEHDAHRYFKRAHGSAHLFGPAAWHRGRLAEDLGLDTARRA, via the coding sequence GTGAGGCCGACGGAAGAACAGACGGAACTGCGGACCGCCGTCCGGGCTTCGCTCGCGCGGCACGAAGGTGCGGCGGCCTGGCTGCCGTTGACCGAACAGATCGGCGCCGCCGGACTTCTCGTCCCCGAGGAGTACGGCGGTGCGGGCTGCGGTGCACGCGAAGTGCACGTCGTCATGGAGGAGTTGGGCCGGAGCCTGAGCCCCGTCCCCTACCTCGGCTCCGCGGTGCTGGCCGTCCAGGCCCTGCTCGCCTCCGGCGACACCGAGGCATGCGCGCGGCTGCTGCCGGGACTCGCCGGGGGCCGGACGGTAGGGGCCCTTGCGTGGGCCGAAAGCGGTTCCTGGCACCCGGCGGCCGTCCGGGCCGAAGCCGCCCGTGGCCCGGAGGGCACCTGGCGTATCACCGGGGCCAAGGAGTTCGTCCTGCACGGGGCCCAGGCCGATGTGCTGCTCGTGGCGGCCCGAACGGCGGCCGGGGTCTGTCTGTTCCAGGTGCCGGTCGCCGGCGCGGGGGTGCGCCGCGAAGCGGCGGTCACCATGGATCAGACCCGGGCGCAGGCACGCATCGTCCTCGACGGGGCCGAGGGCCGGCTCATCGGCACGGAGGGCGACGGCGGGCGGGTCCTGCGGCACGTACTGGACCTGGCCTGCGCGGCGCTCGCGGCGGAGCAGACCGGCGCGGCCGAGCGCTGCCTGGAGCTCACCGTGGCCTACGCCAAGGAACGCATCCAGTTCGGCCGGCCGATCGGTTCCTTCCAGGCGCTCAAGCACCGGCTGGCGGACGCGTACGTGCTGGTGGAGTCGGCACGGTCGGCCGCCCTCGCCGCGGCCTGCGCGGCCGCCGCCGGCTCATCGGAGCTGACGCGCTGCGCGGCCGTCGCCAGATCCGCCTGCTCGGAGGCCTTTTCGACAGTGGCGGGCGAGACGATCCAGCTGCACGGCGGTATCGGCATCACCTGGGAACACGATGCCCACCGCTACTTCAAGCGCGCCCACGGCTCCGCCCATCTGTTCGGGCCAGCGGCGTGGCACCGGGGCCGGCTCGCCGAGGACCTCGGACTGGACACGGCCAGGCGGGCGTAA
- the folE gene encoding GTP cyclohydrolase I FolE encodes MTQDLHSALHITPGPAASPEPVPAPAALRVVHDVEGVDLTAAELAAGQFLQALGIDTGSESLRGTPGRMARAYAELFSPRPFDLTTFPNDEGYDELVLARSIPLRSVCEHHLLPFVGTAHIGYLPGQRILGLSKLARVLEHFACRPQVQERLTKQVADWLQTHLEPKGVGVVIQAEHTCMTLRGVQATGATTMTSTLLGLLRSDARSRSEFLALTGLPH; translated from the coding sequence ATGACCCAGGACCTCCACTCCGCCTTGCACATAACCCCCGGCCCGGCCGCCTCACCTGAACCGGTCCCGGCGCCCGCTGCCCTGCGCGTGGTCCACGACGTGGAAGGGGTGGACCTGACGGCCGCCGAACTCGCGGCGGGGCAGTTCCTTCAGGCGCTGGGTATCGACACCGGTTCGGAGAGCCTGCGCGGCACCCCGGGCCGCATGGCCCGCGCCTACGCCGAACTGTTCAGCCCTCGCCCGTTCGACCTGACGACGTTCCCGAACGACGAGGGCTACGACGAACTGGTCCTCGCCCGGAGCATCCCGCTCCGGAGCGTCTGTGAGCATCATCTTCTGCCGTTCGTGGGGACGGCCCACATCGGCTACCTGCCCGGGCAGCGGATCCTGGGACTGTCGAAACTCGCGCGGGTCCTGGAGCACTTCGCCTGCCGTCCTCAGGTGCAGGAGCGGCTCACCAAGCAGGTCGCCGACTGGCTCCAGACACACCTGGAGCCGAAAGGCGTCGGCGTCGTCATCCAGGCCGAACACACCTGCATGACGCTGCGCGGCGTCCAGGCCACCGGGGCGACGACGATGACCTCCACGCTCCTCGGCCTGCTGCGCAGCGATGCGCGATCCCGCAGCGAGTTCCTGGCCCTGACCGGCCTGCCTCACTGA
- a CDS encoding FAD-dependent oxidoreductase, with translation MAANTAFVIVGAGLAGAKAAQTLREEGFDGDVVLLGEESERPYERPPLSKGYLLGKDERDTVYVHPPRWYAEHDVDLRLGVAVTAIDPAGHEVTLADGSRIGFEKLLLTTGSSPRRLTVPGAGLDGVHYLRRLPDSDSMKEAFASASRVVVIGAGWIGLETAAAARAAGAEVTVLERGELPLLRVLGREVSQIFAELHAGHGVDLRFGAQVAEITGNGGRANGVLLADGSRIDADAVIVGIGITPDVQLADAAGLEVDNGVLVDARLRTSHPDIHAAGDVANAFHPLLGKHIRVEHWANAVNQPQAAAKAMLGQDVAYDRVPYFFTDQYDMGMEYTGYVEPGGYDEVVFRGQRDTREFIAFWLAEGRVLAGMNVNVWDVTDPIRDLVTSGRPVDAKRLADPDVPLGDLLERRASAG, from the coding sequence ATGGCCGCGAACACAGCATTCGTGATCGTCGGAGCCGGCCTGGCCGGTGCGAAGGCGGCGCAGACCCTCCGGGAAGAGGGCTTCGACGGCGACGTCGTGCTGCTCGGAGAGGAAAGCGAGCGCCCTTACGAACGCCCGCCGCTGTCGAAGGGCTACCTGCTGGGCAAGGACGAGCGTGACACCGTCTACGTCCACCCTCCCCGCTGGTATGCCGAGCATGACGTCGACCTGCGCCTGGGCGTCGCCGTCACCGCGATCGACCCGGCCGGACACGAGGTGACGCTCGCCGACGGCAGCCGCATCGGCTTCGAGAAGCTGCTCCTGACCACCGGCTCCTCGCCCCGCCGCCTGACCGTGCCCGGAGCCGGTCTCGACGGAGTCCACTACCTGCGCCGGCTCCCCGACAGCGACAGCATGAAGGAAGCCTTCGCGTCCGCATCCCGCGTCGTGGTGATCGGCGCCGGCTGGATCGGACTGGAGACCGCGGCCGCCGCCCGCGCGGCCGGTGCGGAGGTCACCGTGCTGGAGAGGGGGGAGCTGCCCCTCTTGCGCGTGCTCGGCCGTGAGGTCTCCCAGATCTTCGCCGAATTGCACGCCGGTCACGGGGTCGACCTGCGCTTCGGTGCGCAGGTCGCCGAGATCACGGGGAACGGCGGCCGGGCGAACGGTGTGTTGCTGGCCGACGGCAGCCGTATCGATGCCGACGCGGTCATCGTCGGGATCGGCATCACCCCCGACGTCCAGCTCGCCGACGCCGCCGGCCTGGAGGTCGACAACGGCGTCCTCGTCGACGCCCGCTTGCGTACCTCGCACCCGGACATCCACGCCGCCGGCGACGTCGCCAACGCCTTTCATCCGTTGCTCGGGAAACACATCCGTGTCGAGCACTGGGCCAACGCCGTCAATCAGCCGCAAGCCGCGGCCAAGGCGATGCTCGGCCAGGACGTGGCCTACGACCGCGTTCCGTACTTCTTCACCGACCAGTACGACATGGGAATGGAGTACACCGGCTACGTCGAACCGGGTGGCTACGACGAGGTCGTCTTCCGCGGGCAGAGGGACACCCGCGAGTTCATCGCCTTCTGGCTCGCCGAGGGGCGGGTGCTGGCCGGCATGAACGTCAACGTCTGGGACGTCACCGACCCGATCCGCGACCTCGTGACCTCCGGGCGTCCGGTCGACGCGAAGAGGCTCGCCGACCCCGACGTCCCGCTGGGCGACCTTCTCGAGCGCCGGGCCTCGGCCGGGTGA